A window from Mycolicibacterium tokaiense encodes these proteins:
- a CDS encoding ferritin translates to MTSPDAQHTKFLGLLTDQIRNEFTASQQYIAVAVYFDDADLPQLAKHFYRQAVEERNHAMMLVRYLVDRDIHAEIPGIDAVRNDFATPRAAIEMALAQERTVTEQITNLAAAARDEGDYLGEQFMQWFLKEQVEEVASMTTLLRIAERAGDNLFHLEDFVAREMPAADGADATAPAAAGGAL, encoded by the coding sequence ATGACTTCACCTGACGCGCAGCACACCAAATTCCTCGGGCTGCTCACCGATCAGATCCGCAACGAGTTCACCGCCTCGCAGCAATACATTGCGGTGGCGGTCTACTTCGACGACGCCGACCTGCCGCAGTTGGCCAAGCACTTCTACCGCCAGGCCGTCGAGGAGCGCAACCACGCCATGATGCTGGTGCGCTACCTGGTCGATCGCGACATCCACGCCGAGATCCCCGGCATCGACGCGGTGCGCAACGATTTCGCCACGCCGCGCGCCGCCATCGAGATGGCCCTGGCGCAGGAGCGCACCGTCACCGAGCAGATCACCAACCTCGCGGCCGCCGCCCGCGACGAGGGCGACTACCTGGGCGAACAGTTCATGCAGTGGTTCCTCAAGGAGCAGGTGGAAGAAGTGGCGTCGATGACCACACTGCTGCGTATCGCCGAGCGGGCCGGCGACAACCTGTTCCACCTCGAGGACTTCGTGGCCCGGGAGATGCCCGCAGCAGACGGCGCCGATGCCACCGCGCCGGCCGCCGCGGGCGGAGCGCTCTGA
- a CDS encoding LCP family protein, protein MNDERRPPPPVPPRRPHPQQLPPIREPSQVIRREPAHRPPPPPPPPQQRRPPPPPPPPRRPPPQRPVAPPPPQRPPTAKRRRRIPIVRLLLTLVLVAVLAIAGVGFWVETSLHRIPALADYPGRPDAGRGTNWLLVGSDSRANLSPEQQATLATGGDVGNGRTDTIMVVHIPGLGSSAPTTMVSLPRDSYVEIPGYGSDKINAAFAVGGPQLLAQTVELATGLHLDHYAEVGFDGFADIVDALGEVTVCPPEPVDDPLAGINLPAGCQAVDGAQALGYVRSRATARADLDRMTNQRQFMSALLARAAAPAVWLNPWRWYSVPAAAVGALTVDDNDHLWNLARLGWALRGDTTTLTVPIGEYTSNGSGDVVIWDQTAAPELFAALASDGAIPQSALDTQP, encoded by the coding sequence GTGAACGACGAGCGGCGACCGCCTCCTCCGGTTCCGCCGCGCCGGCCACACCCCCAGCAGCTGCCGCCGATCCGGGAGCCCTCGCAGGTGATCCGGCGCGAGCCCGCCCATCGCCCGCCACCACCACCGCCACCCCCGCAGCAGCGCCGGCCGCCACCACCGCCGCCTCCGCCCCGCCGGCCGCCACCGCAGCGCCCGGTCGCGCCGCCGCCACCGCAGCGCCCGCCCACCGCCAAGCGACGCCGGCGCATCCCGATCGTGCGCCTGCTGCTGACGCTGGTGCTGGTGGCCGTCCTCGCGATCGCCGGGGTGGGCTTCTGGGTCGAGACATCGCTGCACCGCATCCCGGCGCTGGCGGACTACCCCGGCCGGCCCGACGCCGGGCGCGGCACCAACTGGCTGCTGGTGGGCTCGGACAGCCGGGCCAACCTGTCCCCCGAGCAGCAGGCCACCCTGGCCACCGGTGGCGACGTCGGCAACGGCCGCACAGACACCATCATGGTGGTGCACATTCCGGGCCTGGGTTCGTCGGCGCCCACCACGATGGTGTCGCTGCCGCGCGACTCCTACGTCGAGATCCCGGGCTACGGCAGCGACAAGATCAACGCGGCGTTCGCCGTCGGCGGGCCGCAGCTGCTGGCGCAGACCGTGGAGCTGGCCACCGGGCTGCACCTCGATCACTACGCCGAGGTGGGCTTCGACGGTTTCGCCGACATCGTGGACGCGCTCGGCGAGGTGACGGTCTGCCCGCCCGAGCCCGTCGACGACCCCCTCGCGGGTATCAACCTGCCCGCCGGCTGCCAGGCGGTCGACGGCGCTCAGGCGCTGGGCTATGTCCGCAGTCGCGCCACCGCCCGCGCCGACCTGGACCGGATGACCAACCAGCGCCAGTTCATGTCGGCACTGCTGGCGCGGGCGGCCGCGCCGGCGGTGTGGCTGAACCCGTGGCGCTGGTATTCCGTACCGGCCGCCGCCGTCGGAGCACTGACGGTCGACGACAACGATCACCTGTGGAACCTGGCGCGGCTGGGCTGGGCGCTGCGCGGCGACACCACCACGCTGACCGTTCCCATTGGCGAGTACACGTCCAACGGTTCCGGCGACGTGGTGATCTGGGATCAGACGGCCGCCCCGGAGCTCTTCGCGGCGCTGGCCTCGGATGGGGCGATACCACAGTCCGCGTTGGACACCCAGCCCTGA
- a CDS encoding CPBP family intramembrane glutamic endopeptidase translates to MKIEIAVVLAVTFGLSAITATLRLTDFVLRGLADQSVALNPRRSYFDLIDMALNLAAVAQLVAWGALAVYLLWRSGFTPARIGIGRFRLRPDLLGGLGLAALIGIPGLGLYVAARALGVSAEVVPTQLSDTWWRVPMLIAAAFANGWAEEVIVVGYLLNRLDQLGVNPVKAVVASSLLRGAYHLYQGFGAGVGNVVMGLVFGYAYRRWGRLWPLIIAHGVIDVVAFVGYALLAQHLGWLAPERDISSLR, encoded by the coding sequence ATGAAGATCGAGATCGCCGTCGTCCTGGCGGTCACCTTCGGCCTCAGCGCCATCACCGCGACCCTGCGGCTGACCGACTTCGTGCTGCGCGGACTGGCCGATCAGTCCGTGGCCCTCAACCCCCGCCGGTCGTACTTCGACCTGATCGACATGGCGCTGAACCTGGCTGCCGTCGCACAACTCGTGGCCTGGGGCGCGCTGGCGGTCTACCTGCTGTGGCGCAGCGGGTTCACCCCGGCGCGCATCGGGATCGGCCGCTTCCGGCTGCGTCCTGATCTCCTGGGCGGGCTGGGGCTGGCCGCGCTGATCGGCATCCCGGGCCTGGGTCTGTACGTGGCGGCGCGCGCCCTCGGCGTGAGCGCCGAGGTGGTGCCGACGCAACTGTCCGACACCTGGTGGCGGGTCCCGATGCTGATCGCAGCTGCCTTCGCCAACGGGTGGGCCGAAGAGGTCATCGTGGTCGGTTACCTGCTCAACCGCCTCGACCAGCTGGGCGTCAACCCGGTCAAGGCGGTGGTGGCCTCGAGCCTGCTGCGCGGGGCCTATCACCTGTACCAGGGCTTCGGCGCCGGTGTCGGCAACGTCGTGATGGGTCTGGTGTTCGGCTACGCCTACCGGCGTTGGGGCCGGTTGTGGCCGCTGATCATCGCGCACGGGGTGATCGACGTGGTGGCGTTCGTCGGCTACGCGCTGCTGGCCCAGCATCTGGGCTGGCTGGCGCCCGAGCGCGACATAAGCTCTCTGAGGTGA
- a CDS encoding DUF2470 domain-containing protein, with protein sequence MTAVTSSGPTTAERVRSACVRAGSALLALEGVDPESTPVHHLMADGSFATLVPTGSVAAARVCSAGTGGVQAVLELTDYAPLPLREPVRSLVWIRGRLVPVPPSTVRATLDLIAAEHPAPVLLQVGTDFTLLRLEVESVVVADSTGAEAVGVSSLLAAEPDPFCSMETCWLRHIDSDHRDVVARLAGRLPGPMRRGRVRPLGLDRYGVRLRVEGDDGDHDVRLPFAKPVDDVTALSQAIRVLMGCPFVNGLRARQS encoded by the coding sequence ATGACCGCAGTGACCAGTTCCGGACCCACCACCGCCGAACGCGTCCGCAGTGCGTGCGTGCGGGCCGGGAGTGCGCTGCTGGCCCTCGAAGGCGTCGACCCGGAATCCACGCCCGTGCACCATCTGATGGCCGACGGGTCGTTCGCCACCCTGGTCCCCACCGGCAGCGTCGCCGCCGCCCGGGTCTGCAGCGCGGGTACCGGCGGGGTGCAGGCCGTGCTGGAGCTCACCGACTACGCACCCCTGCCGCTGCGCGAACCCGTCCGCTCCCTGGTCTGGATCCGGGGCCGGCTGGTCCCCGTGCCGCCGAGCACCGTCCGCGCGACGCTGGACCTGATCGCCGCCGAGCACCCCGCTCCGGTACTGCTGCAGGTCGGCACCGACTTCACGCTGCTGCGGCTGGAGGTCGAATCGGTGGTGGTGGCCGACTCCACCGGCGCCGAGGCCGTCGGGGTGAGCAGCCTGCTGGCGGCCGAGCCGGACCCCTTCTGCAGCATGGAGACCTGCTGGCTGCGCCACATCGACAGCGACCACCGCGACGTGGTGGCCCGGCTGGCGGGCCGGCTGCCCGGACCGATGCGCCGCGGCCGCGTCCGTCCCCTGGGCCTGGACCGCTACGGTGTCCGGCTGCGCGTCGAGGGCGACGACGGCGACCACGACGTCCGGCTGCCGTTCGCCAAGCCCGTCGACGACGTGACCGCGCTGAGCCAGGCCATCCGGGTGCTGATGGGCTGCCCGTTCGTCAACGGTCTGCGTGCCCGGCAATCCTGA
- the pheA gene encoding prephenate dehydratase — MVGVAYLGPRGTFSQAALNQMASAGLIPGADLNSENGGVEPRSVDSTPAALDAVRTGAAEYACVPIENSIEGSVLPTLDALAIGSPLQVYAETTLDVSFSIVVAPGMDAAAVRTVAAFPVAAAQVRRWLAEHLPQAAVVPAISNAGAAEDVSQGRADAGVSTALAADLYGLSALAHGVVDEATARTRFLLVGAPGRPPARTGADRTSVVLRLENVPGALVSALLEFGVRDIDLTRIESRPTRVELGTYVFFLDCVGHIEDSAVAAALTALHRRCADVRYLGSWPTGSAAGALPPRLDEAAAWLARLKEGRA; from the coding sequence GTGGTCGGAGTCGCATACCTGGGTCCACGTGGGACGTTCTCGCAGGCGGCGCTGAACCAGATGGCCTCTGCCGGCCTGATTCCCGGTGCCGACCTGAACTCTGAGAACGGCGGCGTCGAACCCCGATCGGTGGACAGCACACCCGCCGCGCTCGATGCGGTACGCACCGGCGCAGCGGAGTACGCGTGCGTGCCGATCGAGAACTCCATCGAGGGGTCGGTGCTACCCACCCTGGATGCCCTGGCCATCGGCTCGCCGTTGCAGGTGTACGCCGAGACCACCTTGGACGTGTCCTTCAGCATCGTCGTCGCGCCCGGCATGGACGCCGCGGCGGTGCGTACCGTGGCCGCCTTCCCCGTGGCCGCCGCCCAGGTGCGCCGCTGGCTGGCCGAACACCTGCCGCAGGCCGCGGTGGTTCCGGCCATCTCCAATGCCGGTGCTGCCGAAGATGTTTCGCAGGGACGCGCCGATGCGGGGGTGAGCACGGCGCTGGCTGCCGACCTCTACGGGCTGAGCGCACTGGCACACGGGGTGGTCGACGAGGCCACTGCCCGCACCCGGTTCCTGCTCGTCGGCGCCCCCGGGCGGCCACCGGCGCGTACCGGAGCCGACCGCACCTCGGTGGTGCTGCGCCTGGAGAACGTGCCCGGGGCCCTGGTGAGCGCGCTGCTCGAGTTCGGCGTCCGCGACATCGACCTGACCCGCATCGAGTCGCGCCCCACCCGCGTCGAGCTGGGCACCTACGTCTTCTTCCTGGACTGTGTGGGACACATCGAGGATTCCGCCGTCGCAGCGGCACTCACAGCGCTGCACCGTCGTTGTGCGGATGTGCGATATCTCGGATCATGGCCGACCGGATCGGCCGCAGGAGCCCTGCCACCCCGACTGGACGAGGCCGCCGCCTGGCTGGCCCGGCTCAAGGAGGGCCGGGCATGA
- a CDS encoding histidine phosphatase family protein: MSGRLILLRHGQTYGNVEKRLDTRPPGAELTPLGRDQARAFARARQDPPGLLVHSVATRARQTAGEAGGLLQVAPRECDGLHEVQVGELENRNDDEAIEQFGQVYQRWHEGDLDAAMPGGESGSDVLARYVPVVTDLRMRYLDNHDWTDDIVVVSHGAAIRLVGAVLAGVDGGFALDNHLANTEFVALAPITDGRWSCLQWGSLTPPFYPEPDADAVQEARTAADPMG; this comes from the coding sequence ATGAGCGGACGGCTGATCCTGCTGCGGCACGGCCAGACCTACGGCAACGTCGAGAAACGGCTGGACACCCGGCCGCCTGGCGCCGAGCTGACCCCGCTGGGCCGCGACCAGGCCCGCGCCTTCGCCCGCGCTCGCCAGGACCCGCCAGGCCTGCTGGTCCATTCGGTGGCCACCCGCGCCCGTCAGACCGCCGGGGAGGCCGGCGGGCTGTTGCAGGTGGCTCCCCGCGAGTGCGACGGTCTGCACGAGGTGCAGGTCGGGGAGTTGGAGAACCGCAACGACGACGAGGCCATCGAGCAGTTCGGCCAGGTCTATCAGCGTTGGCACGAGGGGGACCTGGACGCGGCGATGCCCGGCGGGGAGAGCGGCAGCGATGTCCTGGCCCGCTACGTCCCGGTGGTGACGGACCTGCGGATGCGCTACCTGGACAACCACGATTGGACCGACGACATCGTGGTGGTCAGCCACGGTGCCGCCATCCGGCTGGTGGGCGCGGTGCTGGCCGGCGTCGACGGCGGCTTCGCGCTGGACAACCATCTGGCCAACACCGAGTTCGTGGCGTTGGCGCCGATCACCGACGGCCGATGGAGCTGCCTGCAGTGGGGATCACTGACCCCGCCGTTCTATCCGGAACCGGACGCCGACGCGGTTCAGGAAGCCCGAACGGCCGCCGACCCGATGGGCTGA
- a CDS encoding metallopeptidase family protein, translating into MAVRMSRKRFDELVSDALDLIPAELAAAFDNVVVLVEDRNLEEPDLLGLYEGVALTERDSFYAGSLPDTITIYRGALLQMCDSEQQVVDEVAITVIHEVAHHFGIDDERLHELGWA; encoded by the coding sequence ATGGCAGTCCGGATGAGCCGCAAGAGGTTCGACGAGTTGGTCTCCGATGCCCTCGACCTCATTCCGGCGGAGCTCGCCGCGGCGTTCGACAACGTGGTGGTGCTGGTAGAGGACCGCAACCTCGAAGAGCCCGACCTGCTGGGGCTCTACGAGGGCGTCGCCCTGACCGAGCGCGACTCCTTCTACGCCGGCTCGCTGCCCGACACCATCACCATCTACCGGGGCGCCCTGCTGCAGATGTGTGACAGCGAGCAGCAGGTGGTCGACGAGGTGGCGATCACCGTGATCCACGAGGTGGCACACCATTTCGGCATCGACGACGAACGGCTGCATGAACTCGGCTGGGCCTGA
- a CDS encoding septum formation family protein, whose amino-acid sequence MERMSEVSDAPEAAPDQPQRKRFDWLRTLQARATRRALLLTALGALLIAGVITALPLSGSGNGLVGYLDSDIIPIAGSKGTKTFNEANPGDCLNWPNTTPDDAEVVDCAQEHRFEVAESVDMSTFPGSEYGPDAAPPSPTRIQQISQEQCQVAVRRYLGPRYDPNSRFTIGMLWSGDKAWRQSGERRMLCGLQLPGPDNQQLAFQGRVAEVDQSKVWPAGTCLGIDPATNQPTDIPVDCAAPHAMEITGSLDLAQRFPGPGLPPEADQDAFIKESCTTMTDAYLAPIQLRTTTLTLIYSTISMPSWTAGSHQVSCSVGATLGNGGWATLLNSAKGPLLINGQPPVPPPDIPAERLNLPPIEFTEPTQQYYPDDSSSYGGSDSSSSGTTATTTERDPSQHMPGQVTETTAPAPPPSGNVFNPPPPDAPAPAPEVVPPPAAPVPPPAPAPAPDPLAPPPAPAPVEPVPAPPAPVLPPPA is encoded by the coding sequence ATGGAGCGGATGTCCGAAGTATCCGACGCGCCGGAAGCGGCCCCTGACCAGCCCCAACGCAAGCGGTTCGATTGGCTGCGCACTCTGCAGGCCCGAGCCACGCGGCGGGCGCTACTGCTGACCGCGCTCGGCGCACTGCTGATCGCCGGCGTCATCACCGCGCTGCCGCTCAGCGGGTCCGGCAACGGCCTGGTGGGCTACCTGGACTCCGACATCATTCCCATCGCCGGTTCCAAGGGCACCAAGACGTTCAACGAGGCCAACCCCGGAGACTGCCTGAACTGGCCCAACACCACCCCCGATGACGCCGAGGTGGTGGACTGCGCCCAGGAGCACCGCTTCGAGGTCGCCGAGTCGGTGGACATGAGCACCTTCCCGGGCTCCGAGTACGGCCCCGACGCCGCGCCGCCCTCACCGACGCGCATCCAGCAGATCAGCCAGGAGCAGTGCCAGGTGGCGGTGCGCCGTTATCTGGGCCCGCGGTACGACCCGAATAGCCGGTTCACCATCGGCATGCTGTGGTCGGGTGACAAGGCCTGGCGGCAGTCCGGCGAACGCCGGATGTTGTGCGGTCTGCAACTGCCGGGCCCGGACAACCAGCAGCTCGCCTTCCAGGGCCGGGTCGCTGAGGTGGACCAGTCGAAGGTGTGGCCGGCGGGAACCTGTCTGGGGATCGACCCGGCCACCAACCAGCCCACCGACATCCCGGTGGACTGCGCGGCGCCGCACGCCATGGAGATCACCGGGTCGCTGGACCTGGCGCAGCGGTTCCCCGGACCGGGACTGCCGCCCGAGGCCGACCAGGACGCCTTCATCAAGGAATCCTGCACCACGATGACCGACGCCTATCTGGCGCCGATCCAGTTGCGCACCACCACGCTGACGCTGATCTACAGCACCATCTCGATGCCCAGCTGGACCGCGGGCAGCCACCAGGTGTCGTGCAGTGTCGGCGCCACCCTGGGCAACGGCGGCTGGGCGACGCTGCTCAACAGCGCCAAGGGCCCGCTGCTGATCAACGGCCAGCCGCCGGTACCGCCGCCGGACATCCCGGCCGAACGGCTGAACCTGCCGCCCATCGAGTTCACCGAGCCGACGCAGCAGTACTACCCCGACGACTCGAGCTCCTACGGGGGCTCGGATTCGAGCAGCAGCGGCACCACCGCCACCACCACCGAGCGCGACCCGAGTCAGCACATGCCGGGTCAGGTCACCGAGACAACCGCCCCGGCCCCGCCGCCGTCGGGCAACGTCTTCAACCCGCCGCCCCCGGACGCGCCCGCCCCCGCACCCGAAGTCGTGCCGCCGCCGGCCGCACCGGTGCCGCCGCCCGCGCCCGCGCCTGCGCCTGATCCCCTGGCTCCGCCGCCGGCCCCCGCTCCGGTGGAACCCGTTCCGGCCCCGCCCGCACCGGTCCTGCCGCCCCCGGCCTGA
- the serS gene encoding serine--tRNA ligase codes for MIDLKVLRDDPDLVRRSQTSRGEDPALVDALLAADAARRSAISTADDLRAEQKAVSKRVGAASPEERPAVLAQAKELAAQVKAAEAEQAEAERAFVTAHMAISNVVIDGVPAGGEDDFVVLDTVGTPPDIENPKDHLELGETLGLLDMERGAKVSGSRFYFLTGRGALLQLGLLQLAVRVATEAGFTLMIPPVLVRPEIMRGTGFLGAHADEIYHLEEDDLYLVGTSEVPLAGYHSDEILDLSRGPMRYAGWSSCFRREAGSYGKDTRGIIRVHQFDKVEAFVYCKPEDAEAEHQRLLGWQREMLAKIEVPYRVIDVAAGDLGSSAARKFDCEAWVPTQQTYRELTSTSNCSTFQARRLSTRYRDDNGKPQIAATLNGTLGTTRWLVAILENHQQPDGSVRVPAALVPYVGTEVLTA; via the coding sequence GTGATCGACTTGAAGGTGCTGCGCGACGACCCCGATCTCGTCCGCCGTTCTCAGACCAGCCGTGGTGAGGATCCCGCCCTGGTCGATGCGCTCCTGGCCGCAGATGCCGCACGGCGCTCGGCGATCTCCACCGCCGACGATCTGCGTGCCGAGCAGAAGGCCGTCAGCAAGCGGGTCGGGGCGGCCTCGCCCGAGGAGCGTCCTGCCGTGCTGGCACAAGCCAAGGAGCTGGCCGCCCAGGTCAAGGCCGCCGAGGCCGAGCAGGCCGAGGCCGAGCGGGCCTTCGTGACCGCGCACATGGCGATCTCCAACGTGGTGATCGACGGGGTGCCGGCCGGCGGCGAGGACGACTTCGTGGTGCTCGACACCGTGGGGACACCGCCCGACATCGAGAACCCGAAGGACCATCTGGAACTCGGCGAGACGCTGGGCCTGCTCGACATGGAGCGCGGCGCCAAGGTCTCGGGTTCGCGGTTCTACTTCCTGACCGGACGCGGCGCCCTGCTGCAACTGGGCCTGCTGCAGCTGGCCGTGCGGGTGGCCACCGAGGCCGGCTTCACGCTGATGATCCCGCCGGTGCTGGTGCGTCCGGAGATCATGCGGGGCACCGGGTTCCTGGGCGCCCACGCCGACGAGATCTATCACTTGGAGGAGGACGACCTCTATCTGGTGGGCACCTCGGAGGTACCGCTGGCGGGTTACCACTCCGACGAGATCCTGGACCTGTCGCGCGGGCCGATGCGCTACGCCGGATGGTCGTCGTGCTTCCGCCGCGAAGCGGGCAGTTACGGCAAGGACACCCGCGGCATCATCCGGGTGCACCAGTTCGACAAGGTGGAGGCTTTCGTCTACTGCAAGCCGGAGGACGCCGAGGCCGAGCACCAGCGCCTGCTCGGGTGGCAGCGCGAGATGCTGGCCAAGATCGAGGTGCCCTACCGCGTGATCGACGTCGCCGCGGGTGATCTGGGTTCCTCGGCCGCCCGCAAGTTCGACTGCGAGGCGTGGGTGCCCACCCAGCAGACCTACCGCGAGCTGACCTCGACGTCGAACTGCTCGACGTTCCAGGCCCGCCGGCTGTCCACCCGCTACCGCGACGACAACGGCAAGCCCCAGATCGCGGCCACCCTCAACGGCACCCTGGGCACCACCCGGTGGCTGGTGGCCATCCTGGAGAACCATCAGCAACCCGACGGCAGTGTGCGTGTGCCGGCGGCCCTGGTCCCCTACGTCGGCACGGAGGTTCTGACAGCATGA
- a CDS encoding DUF5718 family protein: MIDLALDDLRSWFGFGVAGNFAGHLEQAGEAADFVTVASVGDAPKGIFPWYAPGVDGFLSQFPLSHDAIVLPASDEPLNLQIEPEVGLACRVVWEGDTVVTLQPFALGAFNDCSIRRPGAPKISHKKNWGPASKGVAAQFFDISDLTPDGPTATLRLVCHLRDSSGEEHAYGVDSPLLGYSYYGEVLLDWIVERLANQKGSPETPLEDVGALMVAAGRPENVLIGIGATRYTELGESTFLQPGDQAIVRVYDTASEAFSELRQTVSAAGS, from the coding sequence ATGATCGATCTGGCTCTGGACGACCTGCGCTCCTGGTTCGGTTTCGGCGTGGCGGGCAACTTCGCCGGTCACCTCGAACAGGCCGGGGAGGCAGCCGATTTCGTGACCGTCGCATCAGTTGGGGACGCGCCCAAGGGGATCTTCCCGTGGTACGCACCAGGCGTCGACGGGTTCTTGTCGCAGTTCCCGCTGTCCCATGACGCCATCGTGCTGCCCGCCAGCGACGAGCCACTGAACCTCCAGATCGAACCCGAGGTGGGACTGGCGTGCCGGGTGGTCTGGGAGGGTGACACCGTGGTGACGCTGCAGCCGTTCGCCTTGGGTGCCTTCAACGACTGTTCGATCCGCCGGCCCGGGGCACCCAAGATCAGCCACAAGAAGAACTGGGGCCCGGCGTCGAAAGGCGTTGCCGCACAGTTCTTCGACATCTCCGACCTGACCCCGGACGGACCCACCGCCACCCTGCGGCTGGTGTGCCACCTGCGCGACTCCTCGGGCGAGGAGCACGCCTACGGCGTGGACAGCCCGCTGCTCGGTTACTCCTACTACGGCGAAGTGCTCCTGGACTGGATCGTTGAGCGACTGGCGAACCAGAAGGGCTCACCGGAGACGCCGTTGGAAGATGTCGGCGCGCTGATGGTGGCGGCGGGGCGGCCCGAGAACGTGCTGATCGGCATCGGCGCCACCCGCTACACCGAACTCGGCGAGTCGACGTTCCTGCAACCCGGCGACCAGGCCATCGTCCGGGTCTACGACACGGCCTCCGAGGCGTTCTCCGAACTGCGGCAGACGGTGTCGGCGGCCGGTTCGTAG
- a CDS encoding MOSC domain-containing protein, producing MAGRTTVSQLWRFPVKSMGGDQVTRLRVDRRGAHADRLWAVRDLENDITASARRIPALLGAVARYTAEPGPDAGPGNAPEVVITLPGGEDVSSSDPTVHERLSEFVDRDVRLMPLPPLSDTTAHRLSVRQSKANFAAAEVRRDFGLDDSEALPDTSVFTTKQILTLARFSTPPGTFVDLSAMHLMSTTSLASLSPDGAGYDVRRFRPTVLVAVAEPDDDYPETAWVGATVQIGTATVSVTVPTIRCVVPTRPQPGLETDRALTRQLAERTNRFLGVYADVTAAGLLQVGDELRVRRPQPPGALRAAASAAGKAAVRRAQWVLEKTVLRQS from the coding sequence ATGGCAGGGCGGACAACGGTGTCGCAGCTGTGGCGCTTCCCGGTGAAATCCATGGGCGGTGACCAGGTCACCCGGTTGCGGGTGGACCGACGCGGCGCCCACGCCGACCGGCTCTGGGCGGTGCGTGATCTCGAGAACGACATCACCGCCTCGGCGCGGCGGATCCCGGCGCTGCTGGGTGCGGTGGCGCGCTACACCGCCGAGCCGGGGCCGGATGCGGGGCCCGGTAATGCCCCTGAGGTGGTCATCACCCTGCCCGGCGGCGAGGACGTCTCCAGCAGTGACCCCACTGTGCACGAACGGCTTTCGGAGTTCGTCGACCGTGACGTGCGGCTGATGCCGCTGCCGCCGCTGTCGGATACCACCGCCCACCGGCTCTCGGTGCGGCAGAGCAAGGCGAACTTCGCCGCTGCCGAGGTGCGCCGCGACTTCGGCCTCGACGACTCCGAGGCGCTGCCCGACACGTCGGTGTTCACCACCAAGCAGATCCTGACCCTGGCCCGGTTCTCCACGCCGCCGGGCACTTTCGTCGATCTCAGTGCGATGCACCTGATGAGCACCACCAGCTTGGCATCGCTGTCGCCCGACGGTGCCGGCTACGACGTCCGCCGGTTTCGGCCCACCGTGCTGGTGGCCGTTGCGGAGCCGGATGACGACTACCCGGAGACGGCCTGGGTGGGTGCCACGGTGCAGATCGGCACCGCCACCGTGTCCGTCACCGTCCCCACCATCCGCTGTGTGGTGCCCACCCGCCCGCAACCGGGTCTGGAGACCGACCGGGCACTGACCCGGCAGCTGGCCGAGCGCACCAACCGCTTCCTCGGGGTGTACGCCGACGTGACCGCAGCGGGGCTGCTGCAGGTCGGCGACGAGCTGCGGGTGCGCCGGCCGCAGCCTCCGGGGGCGCTGCGGGCCGCGGCGTCGGCGGCCGGCAAGGCTGCGGTCCGTCGCGCCCAGTGGGTGCTGGAGAAGACGGTCCTACGGCAGAGCTGA
- a CDS encoding LysR family transcriptional regulator: MAKSFTLVQLRYFTVVARLENMRAAAYELNVTQSTLSAAIGQLEREVGVQLFHRRSNRGLRLTPAGRRLLVGARSVLEDADLLYHSVRAEREELAGDLVAGIFSPLAPFLAPRILTEFERRHPQVKLSFLEVDQERLIRALAEGTCETALMYDLGLGTEYAYEVLQRVPPHLLVAEDHPRAATPDQPVHLRDFEAEPFILLDLKHSREYYLDIFKRLQIRPRIRHLVSGYETVRSYVSMGHGYSLLNWRLSRDVTYAGGRVVSLELADDLPPTELVLVRLRGGRATRKSLAFQEICIELLADY; encoded by the coding sequence ATGGCCAAGTCGTTCACGCTGGTGCAGCTGCGCTACTTCACCGTGGTCGCCCGGCTGGAGAACATGCGGGCCGCGGCCTACGAACTCAATGTCACTCAGTCCACCCTCTCCGCGGCCATCGGCCAACTGGAGCGCGAGGTGGGGGTGCAGCTGTTCCACCGCCGGTCCAACCGCGGACTGCGGCTCACCCCGGCTGGGCGGCGACTGCTGGTGGGGGCCCGATCGGTGCTCGAGGACGCCGATCTGCTGTACCACTCGGTGCGGGCCGAGCGCGAGGAGTTGGCCGGTGACCTGGTGGCCGGCATCTTCTCGCCGCTGGCACCGTTTCTGGCGCCCCGCATTTTGACCGAATTCGAGCGGCGCCATCCGCAGGTGAAGCTGAGCTTTCTGGAGGTCGATCAGGAGCGCCTGATCCGCGCGCTCGCCGAGGGCACCTGCGAGACGGCGTTGATGTACGACCTGGGGCTGGGCACCGAGTACGCCTACGAGGTGCTGCAGCGGGTGCCGCCACACCTGCTGGTCGCCGAGGACCACCCCCGCGCCGCCACTCCCGATCAGCCGGTGCACCTGCGGGATTTCGAGGCCGAGCCGTTCATCCTGCTGGACCTCAAACACAGCCGCGAGTACTACCTCGACATCTTCAAACGGCTGCAGATCCGGCCGCGGATCCGGCATCTGGTGTCGGGATACGAGACGGTGCGCTCCTACGTCAGCATGGGCCACGGCTACTCGCTGCTGAACTGGCGGCTGTCGCGCGATGTCACCTATGCCGGCGGTCGGGTGGTGTCGCTCGAGCTGGCTGACGACCTGCCGCCCACCGAGTTGGTGCTGGTGCGGCTGCGCGGCGGGCGGGCCACCCGCAAATCCCTCGCCTTCCAGGAGATCTGCATCGAGCTGCTGGCGGATTACTAA